Proteins from a single region of Peromyscus eremicus chromosome 9, PerEre_H2_v1, whole genome shotgun sequence:
- the Tsc22d1 gene encoding TSC22 domain family protein 1 isoform X1 produces MHQPPESTAAAAAAAADISARKMAHPAMFPRRGSGGGSASALNAAGTGVSGAAPSSEDFPPPSLLQPPPPPAASSTQGPQPPPPQSLNLLSQAQLQAQPLAPGGTQMKKKSGFQITSVTPAQISASISSNNSIAEDTESYDDLDESHTEDLSSSEILDVSLSRATDLGEPERSSSEETLNNFQEAETPGAVSPNQPHLPQPHLPHLPQQNVVINGNAHPHHLHHHHHIHHGHHLHHGHHHSSHAAVASSSIPGGPPSSPVSRKLSTTGSSDGGVPAAPTSAVSSSGLPAASVMTNIRAPSTTGSIGISSVTGPSATNNVNVAAVGSFSPTVTSSVHGSANMSTSNIPNAASVSVGPGVTSGVNVNVLSGMGNGTVSSSPVANSVLNAAAGIPVGVVSSQQQQPQQPTVNTSRFRVVKLDSTSEPFKKGRWTCTEFYEKENAPPAAEGVAVNKAVETVKQTPTEVSSSERESTSGSSVSSSVSTLSHYTESVGSGEMGAPAVVQQQQQQQQQQQQLPPPPGLQGVALQQIDFGSPGPQSIAAVSIPQSISQSQMSQVQLQPQERSFPQKQGLQPVPLQATVSAATVLQPSSVNVVGVTAALGQQQPSISSLAQPQLPYSQTAPAVQTPLPGAPPQQLQYGQPPPMVSTQIAPGHGQSVTQNPASEYVQPPPILQAPVSSGQSSSAGTGAGPSGIPVPPPQGIQLPAQPTAVQAQPAGASGQPIGQAQTAVSALPAGSQMANIGPQANVPTAVQQPSTHVTPSVIAQGAPPSSQGVLPAPPGILHQGVQTSASRLPPQLVIAPQSTLLTVPPQPQGVETVVQGVVSQQLPAGSPLPPASSISVTSQVSSAGPSGMPSAPTNLVPPQNTAQTPATQSGSVVQSVSQSPLIATNISLPLAQQIPLSSAQFSTQPLAQAIGSQMEDARRPAEPSLVGLPPTLSGDSGGVSAVSDGSSSSLLAASAALFPLKVLPLTTPLVDGEDESSGASVVAIDNKIEQAMDLVKSHLMYAVREEVEVLKEQIKELIEKNSQLEQENNLLKTLASPEQLAQFQAQLQTGSPPATTQPQGSTQPPAQPASQGSGSTA; encoded by the coding sequence ATGCACCAGCCGCCGGAGTCCACTGCCGCGGCGGCGGCCGCCGCTGCAGACATTAGTGCTAGGAAGATGGCGCACCCGGCAATGTTCCCTCGAAGGGGCAGCGGTGGTGGCAGCGCCTCTGCGCTCAATGCAGCAGGTACCGGCGTCAGTGGTGCTGCTCCATCTTCTGAGGATTTTCCTCCTCCTTCGCTGCTccagccgccgccgcctcctGCTGCATCTTCCACGCAGGGACCACAGCCTCCGCCTCCACAAAGCCTGAACCTCCTCTCGCAGGCTCAGCTGCAGGCACAGCCTCTCGCGCCGGGCGGAActcagatgaaaaagaaaagtggCTTCCAGATAACTAGCGTTACTCCGGCTCAGATCTCTGCCAGCATCAGCTCTAACAACAGCATAGCAGAGGACACGGAGAGCTACGACGATCTGGATGAGTCTCACACGGAAGACCTGTCTTCTTCCGAGATCCTTGATGTGTCACTTTCCAGGGCCACTGACTTAGGTGAGCCTGAACGCAGCTCCTCAGAAGAGACTCTGAATAACTTCCAGGAAGCTGAGACACCTGGGGCAGTCTCTCCTAACCAGCCCCACCTTCCTCAGCCTCATCTGCCTCACCTCCCACAACAGAACGTTGTGATCAATGGAAATGCTCATCcacaccacctccatcaccaccatcacattCATCATGGGCACCACCTCCACCATGGACACCATCACTCATCCCATGCTGCTGTGGCCAGTTCATCCATTCCTGGAGGGCCACCCTCGAGCCCAGTGTCCAGAAAACTCTCTACAACTGGAAGTTCTGATGGTGGGGTGCCAGCCGCACCGACTTCTGCTGTCTCATCGAGtggcctgcctgctgcctctgtGATGACTAACATCCGTGCTCCAAGTACTACAGGCAGCATAGGTATAAGTTCCGTTACGGGCCCGAGCGCCACGAATAATGTGAACGTCGCTGCCGTGGGTAGTTTCAGTCCTACCGTGACAAGCAGTGTGCATGGTAGTGCTAATATGAGTACAAGCAATATTCCTAATGCTGCTAGTGTAAGTGTCGGGCCTGGAGTTACCAGTGGTGTTAATGTGAATGTCTTGAGTGGCATGGGCAATGGTActgtttcttcctctcctgtTGCTAACAGTGTCCTTAATGCAGCTGCAGGTATCCCTGTGGGAGTGGTTTCaagtcagcagcagcagccgcagcaGCCAACAGTTAACACGTCAAGGTTCAGAGTTGTGAAGTTAGACTCCACTTCCGAGCCCTTTAAAAAAGGTAGATGGACTTGCACTGAGTTCTACGAAAAGGAAAATGCCCCGCCTGCCGCAGAAGGCGTGGCGGTAAATAAAGCGGTGGAGACCGTGAAGCAGACCCCCACGGAAGTGTCTTCTTCGGAGAGGGAGAGCACGAGTGGGAGTTCAGTGAGCAGTAGTGTCAGCACACTGAGCCACTACACGGAGAGTGTGGGAAGTGGGGAGATGGGAGCCCCTGCCGtggtgcagcagcagcagcagcagcagcagcagcagcagcagctgccgccgccaccaGGTCTTCAAGGTGTGGCCCTCCAGCAGATAGATTTCGGTAGCCCTGGTCCACAGAGTATTGCAGCAGTGAGTATACCACAGAGTATTTCTCAGTCGCAGATGTCACAAGTCCAATTACAGCCTCAAGAACGGAGCTTTCCGCAAAAGCAGGGTCTTCAACCTGTACCTCTGCAAGCCACAGTGAGTGCCGCCACGGTTCTCCAGCCTTCCTCTGTAAACGTGGTCGGTGTCACGGCAGCCTTGGGTCAGCAGCAGCCTTCCATTTCCAGTCTGGCTCAGCCCCAACTGCCGTATTCTCAGACAGCTCCTGCCGTGCAAACTCCTCTTCCAGGGGCACCACCCCAGCAGTTACAATATGGGCAGCCGCCGCCAATGGTCTCTACACAGATAGCTCCAGGCCACGGCCAGTCAGTGACTCAGAATCCTGCTTCCGAGTATGTACAGCCGCCGCCAATTCTTCAAGCACCCGTGTCCTCTGGACAGTCCAGTTCTGCAGGAACGGGAGCAGGACCCTCAGGGATCCCTGTGCCTCCGCCACAGGGGATCCAGCTGCCAGCGCAGCCCACCGCAGTCCAAGCACAACCTGCAGGGGCATCTGGGCAGCCCATTGGCCAGGCTCAAACAGCAGTGTCCGCTCTACCCGCTGGCAGTCAAATGGCGAATATTGGTCCACAAGCAAACGTGCCCACGGCGGTACAGCAGCCATCTACCCACGTTACACCTTCAGTTATCGCGCAAGGTGCTCCGCCATCTTCACAAGGAGTTCTGCCCGCTCCACCTGGGATTCTTCATCAGGGAGTTCAAACTAGTGCTTCGCGCCTTCCTCCACAACTGGTTATCGCCCCCCAGAGTACCTTGTTAACTGTGCCTCCCCAGCCGCAGGGAGTAGAAACGGTGGTTCAAGGAGTTGTTAGCCAGCAGTTGCCCGCAGGTAGTCCTTTGCCCCCCGCTAGTAGCATTTCGGTTACCAGTCAGGTTAGTTCCGCTGGCCCTTCTGGAATGCCTTCTGCCCCAACAAACTTAGTTCCACCACAGAATACAGCACAAACCCCGGCTACCCAAAGTGGCAGTGTGGTTCAGAGCGTTAGTCAGTCTCCCTTGATAGCCACTAACATCAGTTTGCCTTTGGCACAACAAATACCACTAAGCTCTGCTCAGTTCTCCACACAGCCCTTAGCTCAGGCGATTGGAAGCCAGATGGAAGACGCCAGGCGCCCGGCGGAGCCCTCCCTGGTCGGCTTACCTCCGACGCTGAGTGGGGACAGTGGGGGAGTGTCAGCAGTTTCCGATGGGAGTAGCAGCAGTCTCCTGGCAGCCTCTGCTGCTCTCTTCCCGTTGAAGGTGCTACCGCTGACAACACCCCTGGTGGATGGCGAGGACGAGAG